Proteins from one Chloroflexota bacterium genomic window:
- a CDS encoding YraN family protein, which yields MSASRERQTIGRWGEEEAARYLAVQGYTILTRNYRTPAGELDIVARDGDAIVFVEVKTRRTTSFGPPQAAVTAAKAAHIIAAAQHYLLDTEQIDGPWRIDVVAVFGNPKSSPQITLIRSAVEAN from the coding sequence ATGAGTGCAAGCCGGGAGCGCCAGACCATCGGACGATGGGGAGAGGAAGAGGCGGCCCGCTACCTAGCCGTGCAGGGCTACACTATTTTGACCCGCAACTATCGCACCCCAGCGGGAGAATTGGACATAGTCGCGCGAGATGGCGACGCCATCGTGTTTGTTGAGGTAAAGACTCGGCGTACAACTAGTTTTGGGCCTCCCCAAGCGGCTGTGACCGCAGCCAAAGCTGCACACATTATCGCGGCGGCCCAGCATTACCTGCTTGACACCGAACAGATCGACGGGCCATGGCGAATTGACGTAGTAGCAGTTTTCGGCAATCCAAAGTCTTCGCCCCAAATAACGCTCATTCGCAGTGCAGTGGAGGCAAACTAA
- a CDS encoding aldose 1-epimerase family protein, with translation MPTLWNSAFTREELLSRVGSMDQVGGARRLRWEEGPEDAMLAAEMRTGSGLNLWITPTRGLDVAHAEYNGIPLAWRSRTGDVHSAYFEPPGLGWLRGFFGGLITTCGLTYLGAAGPDREEDLGIHGRISYTAARNVLVDNDWDGDDYVMRVQGKLTESAVFGNTLVLTRRITARLGEPRFFVHDSVENRGRERSPFMLLYHVNIGFPLVHRDSRLLLPTEHVTPRDEAAQVGHERYDRFEDPTPDYAERVYFHAMRPNSEGRVQAAIVNPGLRDGIGVYLRYDPRELPCFTEWKMMNSDEYVVGLEPGNCLPLGRAVERSEGRLRYLEPGEVQEFHLECGVLDGSQAIRSFEQAMRS, from the coding sequence ATGCCAACGCTATGGAATTCGGCATTCACACGTGAAGAGCTTCTCTCCCGTGTCGGCAGCATGGACCAAGTCGGCGGGGCGCGGCGGCTCCGTTGGGAGGAGGGGCCGGAAGACGCAATGCTTGCCGCCGAGATGCGCACCGGTTCGGGCTTGAACCTCTGGATCACGCCGACTCGCGGCCTGGACGTTGCACACGCCGAATATAACGGCATCCCATTAGCGTGGCGGTCTCGCACGGGCGACGTTCACAGCGCGTATTTTGAACCTCCCGGTCTCGGGTGGCTGCGTGGGTTCTTCGGCGGACTCATCACCACGTGCGGGCTCACTTACCTGGGTGCGGCGGGCCCGGATCGGGAAGAAGACCTTGGCATCCACGGCCGCATTTCCTATACTGCAGCCCGGAACGTCCTTGTAGACAACGACTGGGACGGCGACGACTATGTGATGCGCGTGCAGGGGAAGCTGACCGAGAGCGCGGTCTTTGGTAATACCCTGGTGCTTACGCGCCGCATTACGGCGCGCTTAGGTGAGCCGCGGTTCTTCGTGCACGATAGCGTGGAGAATAGAGGACGCGAGCGTAGCCCATTCATGCTGCTTTACCACGTCAACATCGGCTTTCCGTTAGTGCATCGTGATTCACGGCTTCTCCTACCGACGGAACACGTTACACCACGTGACGAGGCCGCCCAAGTGGGGCATGAACGGTACGATCGTTTTGAAGACCCCACACCAGACTATGCAGAACGCGTCTATTTCCATGCCATGAGACCAAATTCAGAAGGACGCGTGCAAGCTGCAATCGTGAATCCCGGCCTTCGCGACGGCATCGGCGTGTACCTTCGCTATGACCCTCGTGAGCTCCCGTGCTTTACCGAGTGGAAGATGATGAATAGCGATGAGTACGTCGTCGGCTTAGAACCCGGTAACTGCCTGCCGCTGGGTCGTGCTGTGGAGCGAAGCGAGGGCAGGCTGCGCTACTTGGAACCGGGAGAGGTGCAAGAGTTTCACCTCGAGTGCGGCGTGTTGGACGGCAGCCAGGCGATCCGATCCTTCGAACAGGCCATGCGATCATGA
- a CDS encoding ADP-ribosylglycohydrolase family protein, whose translation MKQLDRFRGTLVGLAIGECLGATTEGMTPREIRTRYGLLRDLRGPATASAGEIGNQARCLAESLVACGEYDPEDALQRLVAWSFSSQGVLSQDVTNRTLAKVATGMMWEHASSLTYWESGGKTTGIHVVGRCAPLALLFAQHPEQNIAATYSSARLTHYDRMWSWAAVTLNLIISALIAGNTIKDSLKLILDHLEDYDVPVPVLERLSQLEATTYIHPSTMAFDALEAAIVCLLRTETASSTKSAESALVEAINLGGASQATGAVCGALVGASHGLSHLPDRWWQRLEDVEAFVELADSLCSLVNESP comes from the coding sequence ATGAAGCAACTCGACCGCTTTCGCGGCACACTCGTTGGACTTGCCATAGGAGAGTGTCTCGGCGCAACCACCGAAGGCATGACGCCGCGAGAGATTCGCACCCGGTATGGATTGTTGCGAGACTTGCGAGGTCCCGCTACCGCCAGTGCCGGTGAAATTGGCAATCAAGCCCGCTGCCTTGCAGAGAGTCTCGTCGCCTGTGGCGAGTATGATCCGGAAGACGCCCTCCAGCGTTTGGTCGCATGGTCGTTTAGTTCACAGGGCGTCCTCTCCCAGGACGTAACCAATCGCACGCTTGCCAAAGTAGCCACCGGGATGATGTGGGAGCACGCTTCGTCACTCACGTATTGGGAGTCCGGCGGCAAGACGACGGGCATTCACGTGGTAGGCCGGTGCGCGCCATTGGCCCTACTCTTCGCCCAGCATCCGGAACAGAACATTGCCGCCACGTACAGCAGCGCCCGGCTTACGCACTATGATCGCATGTGGAGCTGGGCAGCCGTCACGCTCAACCTCATTATCTCCGCCCTCATTGCCGGCAACACCATCAAGGACTCTCTCAAGCTAATCTTGGACCACTTGGAAGACTACGACGTGCCCGTACCGGTCTTAGAGCGGCTGTCCCAATTGGAAGCAACCACGTACATTCACCCATCCACAATGGCATTCGATGCATTGGAAGCCGCCATTGTATGCCTGCTGCGCACGGAGACTGCGTCTTCGACGAAGTCAGCCGAGTCAGCACTGGTTGAAGCCATAAACTTGGGCGGTGCAAGTCAAGCGACGGGTGCAGTCTGCGGCGCGCTGGTGGGAGCTTCGCACGGGCTCTCTCACCTGCCCGACCGCTGGTGGCAACGTCTCGAAGACGTAGAGGCATTCGTCGAACTGGCTGACAGTCTCTGCAGCCTTGTGAACGAATCCCCTTGA